CGTCATCCTGAGCGGTGCTTTCCCGCGTGAGGATCTCATCCTTTACATTTTTTATTATTAATTCTCCCTTTTCTAAAAGGGATATTCGTTTCCCTCGCCCCTCGGTGGGAGAGGGTCAGGGTGAGGGGGCAACTTATTTTCATCCTCATCTGGTGCTGCGAAAGCAGTATGAGGGTCTATCCTTTCATCACGGCAATTGGTTGAGCATAGACTATTCGATGTGCCAAACCCGCTTTTTCCACTACATCAACCACTTCTCCAACATCTTTATAAGCTGCCGGGATTTCTTCACGAAGGGTCGCATTGCTCTCAGCCATCACCAATATTCCTTTTTCTTCTAATTCATTAACTATATTTCTCCCTCTCGATGACCTATCGGCTTCTGACCTGCTCATTATTCGTCCCGCCCCGTGACAAGCTGTACCAAAAGATTCTTCCATTGACTGAACCGTTCCACACATAATAAAAGACCCGGTTCCCATGTCTCCAGGAATAAGAACCGGTTGACCAACCGAGCGATATTTTTCTGGAAGATCTTTTAGTCCTGGTCCAAATGAACGAGTCGCCCCTTTTCGGTGAACACAGAGCTGCTTGGTCTTCCCATTAACCCGATGTTGTTCAATTTTTGCAATATTATGAGCAACATCATAAAGTATTTCCATTCCCAAATCTTGAGCAGAACGATGAAATACTTTCTCAAAGGATTCTCGAACCCAATGGGTAATCAGTTGACGATTAGCCCAGGCAAAATTAGCAGCACAGGCCATAGCGGAAAAATACTGTTGTCCTTCAATAGAATGAATAGGAGCACAAGCTAATTGGCGGTCAGGAAGATAAATGTTATATTTTCTCATAGCACTTTGCATCACCCGTAAGTGATCGGTACAAACCTGGTGACCAAATCCCCGCGATCCGGTATGAATCATTATTAAAATTTGATCAGGATATAATCCAAAAACCTTGGCTATATGAGGATCAAAAATTTGTTTTACTGTCTCGATTTCAAGGAAGTGATTTCCGGAACCTAAGGTTCCTAATTGACCTTTGCCACGTTCTAATGCTTTTTCGCTAACCGTTGTTGGATCAGCCCCTACCATAGCTCCCTGTTCTTCAATCATCAATTCGTCTCCATTCCAACCAAAACCTCTTTGTATTATTGCTTTGGCTCCGTCACGAAGAATCTTTTTTAGATCTGGAAGGGAAAATTTAATTTTTCCTTCTGATCCCACTCCCGAAGGAACAGAATGAAACAGGGTGCTTAATAAATCCTTTTTTTTAGGGATACATTCCTCAGAA
This Candidatus Atribacteria bacterium ADurb.Bin276 DNA region includes the following protein-coding sequences:
- the rtcB gene encoding RNA-splicing ligase RtcB, with the protein product MLNIWNGPLKKIDDWRWLIPRDYKKGMLTDGLIFANERMIDEIRKDQAPEQVANVACLPGIVGYSLAMPDIHWGYGFPIGGVGVTCLDDGVISPGGVGFDINCGVRVVKTTLSSEECIPKKKDLLSTLFHSVPSGVGSEGKIKFSLPDLKKILRDGAKAIIQRGFGWNGDELMIEEQGAMVGADPTTVSEKALERGKGQLGTLGSGNHFLEIETVKQIFDPHIAKVFGLYPDQILIMIHTGSRGFGHQVCTDHLRVMQSAMRKYNIYLPDRQLACAPIHSIEGQQYFSAMACAANFAWANRQLITHWVRESFEKVFHRSAQDLGMEILYDVAHNIAKIEQHRVNGKTKQLCVHRKGATRSFGPGLKDLPEKYRSVGQPVLIPGDMGTGSFIMCGTVQSMEESFGTACHGAGRIMSRSEADRSSRGRNIVNELEEKGILVMAESNATLREEIPAAYKDVGEVVDVVEKAGLAHRIVYAQPIAVMKG